A genome region from Melospiza melodia melodia isolate bMelMel2 chromosome 28, bMelMel2.pri, whole genome shotgun sequence includes the following:
- the TSHB gene encoding thyrotropin subunit beta has translation MSPFFVMSLLFGLIFGQAASLCAPSEYTIHVEKRECAYCLAINTTICAGFCMTRDSNGKKLLLKSALSQNVCTYKEMLYRTALIPGCPHHTIPYYSYPVALSCKCGKCNTDYSDCVRERVRTNYCTKPQKLCNL, from the exons ATGAGTCCCTTCTTTGTGATGTCTCTCCTCTTTGGCCTGATTTTCGGACAAGCAGCATCACTCTGTGCTCCTTCTGAGTACACAATCCACGTGGAGAAGCGGGAATGTGCCTATTGCCTGGCCATCAACACCACCATCTGTGCTGGGTTCTGCATGACTCGG GACAGCAATGGCAAGAAGCTGCTGCTCAAGAGTGCTCTGTCCCAGAACGTGTGCACGTACAAGGAGATGCTGTACAGGACAGCGCTGATCCCAGGCTGCCCTCACCACACCATCCCCTACTACTCCTACCCCGTGGCTCTGAGCTGCAAGTGTGGCAAGTGCAACACTGACTACAGTGACTGTGTCCGTGAGAGGGTCAGGACAAACTACTGCACCAAGCCACAGAAGCTCTGTAACCTGTAA